One Pseudomonas sp. MM213 genomic window, GCCATCGAGGCCCGGCATGCGGATATCGAGCAGCACGATATCCGGTTTGTGGCTGTCGATCAGTGCCAACGCTTCTTCGCCGTTCGTGGCGCTCGGCTCCAGGACACTGTATCCCTCGAGTTCGCCGACCATTCGGCTCAGGCGCTCGCGGGCAAGGGGTTCGTCATCAACGATCAGGACATTCATATTGCGCTGGATTCCTGCGTGAGTCTCGCACAAGGATAGCGTAGACAGGTGAAGTGACGTCTGTCACCGCGATCCACGCTAAGACTAGCGCGAGGGCCAAAAAGTGCCGCCCGTCCGACTGCTAAATTTTTATTTGCCGGGCAATTGGCGGTTGGCGAGGCATCGCCGTAGGGTTTGCTGATACACAATATGAACACCCCCTCTTCTTATCGTCCGCTGCAGCGCCAGGAAGTGCGCTGATCCTACTGTCCAACTGTAGACGGTTGCCGGCACGTTATTGCTCAATTGAAAAATATCGTTGCGCAATTTCCACAATGCCTGCCTTGAGTATGGGTCGACGCATGAGAAAAAAACGTATCGACCAGTGTCAGCGACAGGATTGGCAACCCTGTTATTATCCGCCGCAGCTTTCAACGCCATCTTTCTTCAGCCGATACGAGCGAATTCATGAGCACTGACAAGACCAATCAGTCCTGGGGCGGCCGCTTCAGTGAACCCGTCGACGCCTTCGTCGCCCGCTTCACCGCCTCCGTCACTTTCGACCAGCGCCTGTATCGCCACGACATCATGGGCTCGATCGCCCACGCCACCATGCTGGCCAAGGTCGGCGTGCTGACTGATGCCGAGCGCGACAGCATCACCGATGGCCTGAAGACCATCCAGGGTGAAATCGAGGCCGGCCAGTTCGACTGGCGCATCGACCTCGAAGACGTGCACATGAACATCGAGGCGCGTCTGACCGACCGCATCGGCGTGACCGGTAAAAAGCTGCACACCGGCCGCAGCCGTAACGACCAGGTCGCCACCGACATTCGCCTGTGGCTGCGTGACGAGATCGACCTGATCCTGGGCGAAATCACCCGCCTGCAAAAAGGCCTGCTGGAACAGGCCGAGCGCGAAGCCGGCAGCATCATGCCGGGCTTCACTCACCTGCAAACCGCGCAGCCGGTGACCTTCGGGCACCACATGCTGGCCTGGTTCGAAATGCTCAGCCGCGACTACGAGCGTCTGGTCGACTGCCGCAAGCGCACCAACCGCATGCCGTTGGGCAGTGCCGCGCTGGCGGGCACCACGTACCCGATCGACCGCGAATACACCGCGCAACTGCTGGGCTTCGACGCGGTGGGCGGCAACTCGCTGGACAACGTGTCCGATCGTGACTTCGCCATCGAGTTCTGCTCGGCCGCGAGCATCGCGATGATGCACTTGTCGCGTTTCTCC contains:
- the argH gene encoding argininosuccinate lyase, which produces MSTDKTNQSWGGRFSEPVDAFVARFTASVTFDQRLYRHDIMGSIAHATMLAKVGVLTDAERDSITDGLKTIQGEIEAGQFDWRIDLEDVHMNIEARLTDRIGVTGKKLHTGRSRNDQVATDIRLWLRDEIDLILGEITRLQKGLLEQAEREAGSIMPGFTHLQTAQPVTFGHHMLAWFEMLSRDYERLVDCRKRTNRMPLGSAALAGTTYPIDREYTAQLLGFDAVGGNSLDNVSDRDFAIEFCSAASIAMMHLSRFSEELVLWTSAQFQFIDLPDRFCTGSSIMPQKKNPDVPELVRGKTGRVFGALMGLLTLMKGQPLAYNKDNQEDKEPLFDAADTLRDSLRAFADMIPAIKPKHAMMREAALRGFSTATDLADYLVRRGLPFRDCHEIVGHAVKYGVESGKDLAEMSLEELRKFSDQIDQDVFAVLTLEGSVNARDHIGGTAPAQVKQAVARGQALLASR